A region from the Arachis ipaensis cultivar K30076 chromosome B01, Araip1.1, whole genome shotgun sequence genome encodes:
- the LOC110268671 gene encoding uncharacterized protein LOC110268671, whose protein sequence is MERPNGRRIVLRFNNKKQPIGDEAGLLSRVLGLLGSNYEKFSIGKESWHKITTKDKVYNECVKQNFHFDEDSEGTIKKYILKSMGRSWKETRLRLYNAFYEPTFTFEQNIEHRPPEIDREHWRKFLEYRTKVETKRSAGKMRLIDQNNYILTLAVRKASHGGWKKSLNNKEGESVEESYRSQCTKK, encoded by the exons ATGGAACGGCCTAACGGTAGAAGGATCGTGCTCAGGTTCAACAACAAAAAGCAGCCAATTGGAGACGAAGCTGGACTATTGAGTAGGGTGCTTGGTCTGCTGGGATCTAACTATGAAAAATTTTCTATCGGTAAGGAAAGTTGGCATAAAATTACCACTAAAGACAAGGTTTATAACGAATGTGTCAAG CAAAATTTTCACTTTGATGAAGATAGTGAAGGAACTATCAAGAAATATATTTTGAAAAGTATGGGAAGGTCTTGGAAGGAAACAAGGCTGAGGTTGTATAATGCCTTTTACGAACCAACATTCACATTTGAGCAAAATATTGAGCACCGTCCGCCGGAAATTGATCGAGAGCATTGGAGAAAGTTCCTGGAATATCGCACCAAAGTTGAGACGAA GAGAAGTGCAGGAAAAATGCGATTAATCGATCAAAACAATTATATACTCACACTGGCGGTTCGAAAAGCTTCGCACGGCGGATGGAAGAAGAG TCTGAACAACAAGGAAGGAGAGTCGGTAGAGGAGAGTTATAGATCACAGTGCACAAAAAAATGA